A region of the candidate division WOR-1 bacterium RIFOXYB2_FULL_36_35 genome:
TTGATTCTGGCCCAAAGCATAGAAAGTCCCATACATAAACTTACCCAAGGGACAGAAGCAATCTCCCACGGAGATTTAAGCGCAAAAATAGATATTGAATCTTCAGATGAAATAGGTAAGCTGGCTCTTGCTTTTAATAAAATGACCCGCTATCTGCAAGACAGCCAGGATCGTTTAATACTTTCTGAAAAATTAGCCGCGTTAGGAACAATGTCCGCGGGAATGGCTCATGAAATAAAAAATCCTCTGGTATCGCTTAGAACCTTTTCTCAGCTATTGCTAAGCAGATGGGAAGACAAAGAATTCCGAGAGAAATTTGCGCAGATAGTTCCCGCGGAAATCGAAAGAATCAACAAAATAGCAGAAAGTCTCCTTAAGTTTGGCAGACCAAGTAAACCAGAAATGGGGAAAGTAAATGTCAATATAATTCTTGAGGAAATACTCACTCTTTTCGAAAGTGAATGCAAAAAAAACAATATCCGCCTCAGCACAAAGTTTACAGAACTACCTGAAATTACAGGCGATCCACAACAATTATCACAAGCTTTCGTCAATTTAATTTTAAATGCTATACAAGCAATGGATAAAAATGGTGAACTCATTGTAAAAACCGATATAGGGGAAGTTGTTCAGACAGATTACAAGGAAGACTCTCTTCTCGAAAAGGGAGCTATAAAAGCAATTTTTGTTGAAATTTCAGACACAGGCCCTGGAATAGACGAAGAACACCTAAAATCATTGTTTGATCCGTTTTTCACAACAAAGGTTAAAGGGACCGGAATGGGTTTGCCGATAACGTTAAGGATTATAGAGGAACATAAAGGCTCAATTAAAGTAAAAAGCACAGTTGGAAAAGGGACAACTTTTATTATTATGCTACCTCAGAAATTTGGGGAAAATTAGAAGATTCCGTAGCGCAGCTTAAAAACCCCGGAGGCAAACTGCCTACCTCTTGAAAATGCCTAAATTCAGACAAACGAATAGAAGGGGAAGGATCAGAAAAACCTTTACTTACATCATGTTCTATGTTTTCACCAATCATCCACACGGAAGACAATCCTGTCTTAGAAAAGCGCGGCAAAGAACTATTAAAATCTATATGCATGCTTTTATCCCCTCTAGTTTCCCACATAAAAGTTCCTTTAAAATATATTGCGCTTTCAATATAAAATATCGGGGTTAATTGCTTAAAACTTGCACAAATGTTATAATTTTTTATATGTTTGAAAGGTTTTCTGAACATGCAATTCGCATAATAATGTCGGCCCAAGAAGAGGCAAAAAAGATGAAAGCTTCCGAAGTTAGAGTAGAACATCTTTTACTTGGAATGATAAGAGAAAAAGAATCTATAATAATTAAAACATTTGAAGCTTTAGGCCTTTATGCCGAAGAACTAAGGACAATCTTAGAAAAAAATCTGCCGTCGGAAATTACCATACAAAAACAAGAAATTCCATTTTCAAACAATGTAAAAAAAGTAATAGAAATATCATGGGAAGAAGCAAGAACCCTGGGACATAATTATATTGGCGCAGAGCATTTATTTCTTGCCTTGTTAAGAATAGAATCAGGGATAACAGCCGAATTGTTTAAGAAATATAACATAACTGAACAACAGGCAAAACAGAGCCTGATTTCATACATGACTCAACAGACTACCCAACACAAACAATTCCCCAAAAGGAGTGATACTCCGTTTCTCGACAGTTTTAGTAGGGATTTAACAAAACTTGCCAGAGAATCAAAACTTGACCCTGTCATAGGCAGGCACAAAGAGATAGAAAGAGTAATCCAGATTTTATCTCGCCGCAAGAAAAATAATCCTGTACTTTTAGGAGAAGCGGGAGTTGGAAAGACAGCCATTGTTGAGGGACTAGCCCAAAGAATTATTGCGGCAGACATTCCAAGCCCCCTACTAAACAAAAGAATTATCTCTTTAGATCTTGGTCTTTTGGTGTCGGGGACAAGATACAGAGGAGAATTTGAAGAAAGACTAAAAAAGATAATGACAGAAATAATAAAGTCAGGGAAAATAATCCTTTTTATAGACGAACTTCACACTCTAATAGGAGCAGGGGCCGCAGAAGGGGCCATGGATGCGGCAAACATACTAAAACCTTCCCTTGCGCGCGGAGAGATTCATGTAATTGGAGCAACAACGCTAAATGAATACAGGAAAAAAATAGAATCTGATCCCGCATTGGAAAGAAGATTCCAGTCAGTAATTGTTGACGAGCCAAAGGTTGTAGACACAATTGAAATTTTAAAAGGTTTAAGAAGCCGTTATGAGGATTTCCATAAAGTAAGAATTACAAACGATGCTCTTGTTTCTGCTGCAAGGCTTTCGGATCGTTATATCGCCGACAGAAAACTTCCTGACAAAGCAATAGATTTAATGGATGAAGCCGCCTCAAAAATAATGCTCAAATCAAACATTGCGCCTCCCGAACTTTTAGAACTCAACAAAAAATTAGAAGAGATGAAAACAAAAAAAGAGGCTGCCATACAAAATCAGGACTTTGAAATAGCTGCTAAGTTAAGAGATGAAGAGATGCAACTAAAAAATAAGTATGAAGAAGCATCAAAAAAAGTTGTTGGAGTATCTTATGATGAACTGCCAATTGTAGATTCCGAAGCTATAGCAGAAGTTGTCTCCGCATGGACAGGATTTCCTATTACCCAATTAACTTCCGAAGAAACAAAAAGGCTGCTAATGATGGAAGAAGAATTATCTCAAAAAGTCGTAGGCCAAAAAGAGGCAATAACAACTATTTCAAAATCCATACGAAGAGCTCGGACAGGACTTAAAAATCCAAACAGGCCTATAGGATCATTTATATTTCTTGGCCCTTCCGGCGTTGGAAAAACAGAGCTGGCAAAATGTTTGGCGGAGTTTTTGTTTGGAGACAAAGATGCAATGGTCAGAATTGATATGTCGGAATATTTAGAATCTCATACGATATCACGATTGCTAGGCTCCCCTCCCGGCTATATAGGCCATGGCGAAGGTGGATTACTAACAGAACCTATCCGCAAAAAACCACATTCTGTCGTTTTATTTGATGAAATTGAAAAAGCACATAAAGACGTAATGAATATCCTTCTTCAAATTTTAGATGACGGAACTGCAACTGACGCGCAAGGGAGGAAAGTCGATTTTAAAAACACAGTATTAATAATGACAAGCAATATCGGCGGAGATCTTTTTCAGAAGGAATCTTCAATTGGCTTTATAAACAGAGAAGATGCGCATGCCAACTACGAAAAAACAAAAAAAGAAGTTCTGGAAAAACTTTCAAAAGAGTTTAAGCCGGAGTTTTTAAACAGAATAGATGAAACAGTTGTTTTCGCTCCATTGTCAAAGGAGGATTTAGCTGAAATAGTAGACTTAATGATAGAAGACATCAACGAAAGAATAAAAGAAAAAGAGATGTCTATTAAAATCACAAAAAAAGCTAAAGATTTTCTTGTGGAAAAAGGCTACGACCCCAAATTTGGAGCCAGGCCTTTGAGACGTACTATCGAAGACTATATTGAAGATCCCCTTTCGGAAGAGGTTCTTCGGGGGAAAATTATATTTGGTTCGGAAATAAAAGCTGATACAAAAGACAACAAAATAATTTTCAGCACTTTAAAAACAAATTCAAAAAATCTGCAAAAATCGCTGTTGGTCAAAGAAACCTCTTTAAAGAATAAATGAAAACCGAATCACGTTTTTTTTGCCAAAATTGCGGGAATGATTTCCCGAGATGGTCAGGGCAATGTCAATCTTGTGGCGCCTGGAACAGTCTGGTCGAAGAAAAAACCGTGAAAGCTAAACAAACAGTCTACAAACCCAAACATGCCGAGTTAAATACAACTCCACTATCAATAAAAGATATAGATTATAACCAAGAAGAGAGAAAATCATCCGGAGTGGAAGAATTTGACAGGGTTTTAGGGGGTGGGATTGTCCCGGGGGCTGTAATTTTAGTGGGCGGTGATCCGGGAATCGGGAAATCAACCTTAATGCTGCAAATTGCAAATAAATCAGACAAAAAAATCCTTTATGCTTCAGGAGAGGAATCAGCAAAACAAATTAAAATCAGGGCTCAACGACTTGGAGCGCTATCTGAAAAAATTAAGGTTTATGCCGAAACAAATTTATTTTTAATAGAAAAAGGGATAGAACAAGAAAAGCCTGAAATCGTAATAATAGATTCTATACAAACAATGTTTCGTGAAGATATAGATTCTGCCCCGGGATCTGTTTCACAGGTGAGAGAGTGTGCAGCTTACCTGGTAAAAATAGCAAAAGAGACTCATATCCCAATATTTATAATCGGGCATGTCACAAAAGAAGGGAACATCGCAGGGCCTAGAATTTTGGAGCACATAGTTGATGCTGTCATCTATTTTGAGGGAGAACAACACAAACAGTTTAGAATTCTTCGAGGGATAAAAAACAGATTCGGATCTATATCAGAAGTCGGTATCTTTGAAATGACAGAAACAGGGCTTGTAACAGTTGACAATCCATCTGAAATCTTCCTGGCAGAAAGGCCCAAAGGAGAAAGCGGATCAACAATTACAGCCATTATAGAAGGATCAAGACCTCTTTTAATTGAAGTACAAGCCTTAACAGCATATACAAAGATGGTAATGCCACGAAGAACATCGGTCGGCATTGATTACAACAGATTGATGATGATTCTGGCTGTTCTGGAGAAAAAAGCCAATTTAAAACTATCGTCTCTTGATATTTTTGTAAGCATTGCTGGAGGGATAAAGGTTGCGGAACCTGCCATCGACCTCCCCATGGCGCTGGCAGTCGCGTCTTCCTATAAAAACAAACCGCTTCCGGAAGATTTAATCGCTGTCGGAGAAATAGGATTAACGGGAGAAGTAAGAGCTGTTAATCAGATCGAAAAAAGGATAACAGAAGCCGAAAAGCTCGGCTTTAAGAAGATTCTAATTCCAAAAGGGAATCTGAAACAGATAAAAACTTCCAAAATAGAAATCGCGGTAGCCGGATCGATTTCTGAGGCATTTAATAATATCGGAACTGTTGAGAAATAAGCACCCCACATTAACCCCGACTATTCACGTTTAAACCAGAAATTATCATTATCGGGGCTTGAAATTCCTTATGGACACACCATGCCCATATAAAAAAGTTCCCTTCCGAAATTCAACCTCAGAA
Encoded here:
- a CDS encoding DNA repair protein RadA is translated as MKTESRFFCQNCGNDFPRWSGQCQSCGAWNSLVEEKTVKAKQTVYKPKHAELNTTPLSIKDIDYNQEERKSSGVEEFDRVLGGGIVPGAVILVGGDPGIGKSTLMLQIANKSDKKILYASGEESAKQIKIRAQRLGALSEKIKVYAETNLFLIEKGIEQEKPEIVIIDSIQTMFREDIDSAPGSVSQVRECAAYLVKIAKETHIPIFIIGHVTKEGNIAGPRILEHIVDAVIYFEGEQHKQFRILRGIKNRFGSISEVGIFEMTETGLVTVDNPSEIFLAERPKGESGSTITAIIEGSRPLLIEVQALTAYTKMVMPRRTSVGIDYNRLMMILAVLEKKANLKLSSLDIFVSIAGGIKVAEPAIDLPMALAVASSYKNKPLPEDLIAVGEIGLTGEVRAVNQIEKRITEAEKLGFKKILIPKGNLKQIKTSKIEIAVAGSISEAFNNIGTVEK
- a CDS encoding ATP-dependent Clp protease ATP-binding subunit ClpC, with amino-acid sequence MFERFSEHAIRIIMSAQEEAKKMKASEVRVEHLLLGMIREKESIIIKTFEALGLYAEELRTILEKNLPSEITIQKQEIPFSNNVKKVIEISWEEARTLGHNYIGAEHLFLALLRIESGITAELFKKYNITEQQAKQSLISYMTQQTTQHKQFPKRSDTPFLDSFSRDLTKLARESKLDPVIGRHKEIERVIQILSRRKKNNPVLLGEAGVGKTAIVEGLAQRIIAADIPSPLLNKRIISLDLGLLVSGTRYRGEFEERLKKIMTEIIKSGKIILFIDELHTLIGAGAAEGAMDAANILKPSLARGEIHVIGATTLNEYRKKIESDPALERRFQSVIVDEPKVVDTIEILKGLRSRYEDFHKVRITNDALVSAARLSDRYIADRKLPDKAIDLMDEAASKIMLKSNIAPPELLELNKKLEEMKTKKEAAIQNQDFEIAAKLRDEEMQLKNKYEEASKKVVGVSYDELPIVDSEAIAEVVSAWTGFPITQLTSEETKRLLMMEEELSQKVVGQKEAITTISKSIRRARTGLKNPNRPIGSFIFLGPSGVGKTELAKCLAEFLFGDKDAMVRIDMSEYLESHTISRLLGSPPGYIGHGEGGLLTEPIRKKPHSVVLFDEIEKAHKDVMNILLQILDDGTATDAQGRKVDFKNTVLIMTSNIGGDLFQKESSIGFINREDAHANYEKTKKEVLEKLSKEFKPEFLNRIDETVVFAPLSKEDLAEIVDLMIEDINERIKEKEMSIKITKKAKDFLVEKGYDPKFGARPLRRTIEDYIEDPLSEEVLRGKIIFGSEIKADTKDNKIIFSTLKTNSKNLQKSLLVKETSLKNK